In Halobacillus amylolyticus, the following proteins share a genomic window:
- a CDS encoding PTS sugar transporter subunit IIB: protein MKKVLVVCGNGLGSSMIVEMNVKAALKDMGKDAEVSHTDLTTAKTEQADLFLGSEDIVESLEDGNKNVVKLKNLMDKNELREALENNL, encoded by the coding sequence ATGAAAAAAGTATTAGTTGTATGTGGAAATGGATTAGGAAGCAGTATGATCGTTGAAATGAATGTGAAGGCCGCTCTGAAAGATATGGGGAAAGATGCAGAAGTATCTCATACGGATCTAACAACAGCGAAGACAGAACAAGCAGATTTATTTTTAGGTTCTGAAGACATTGTGGAGAGCCTTGAAGACGGAAACAAAAACGTGGTCAAACTTAAAAACCTAATGGATAAGAACGAGCTCCGTGAGGCACTAGAAAATAATTTGTAA
- a CDS encoding BglG family transcription antiterminator: protein MVLDKRRAHLLSVIQQSASPLSTKELVDKMKVSQRTIYYDLDQINSWLMEQGLDPIENKHGKGVFLPDRSKDKIVIHNVKSFDDWQYQLSKQERELLIKAKILLEEHDSSMERFMEITSMSRGTVAKTLQVIKQEFQQQGLHLYYKKGMGYDLNGSEEDKRKVLSDVLSIIFSHKEWWNVRNKVHRMIQPEADDISNQTEQRNYVKGLLYEAEEEMGLTLTDEMVEILSLQILIIKKRIHLQKFVRVDSEEEEVLQQTEAYQASMLITQKLEQFWGITFPSDEVCFITMNLLGSKVQHDDFSRYTRRELAGLKRVVQRMISDFQTYSCVIFDDRQGLEENLISHIKPTYYRLKYGVQIANELSDSIQENYQDIYHLTKRVMMHLEYYVGRPIPDEEAAYITLHFGGWLTKEKKKIETKFKAIIVCENGIGTSNMLRTQLENLIAGLDVSATLSMREYQSGHYHADIIFSTNFIKPKNTPVIHVPAILTNLEKEHVMKRMNELFYSKGLPKDPTDHVMDVIERHATIHEKDELRRSLNQLLENKTSGTKELRKPMLNELLTDQTIQFRDSVSSWEEAITFAAQPLIEKHSIHSHYVNAMIENVNELGPYIVIAPRIAIPHARPETGVERLGMSLLRLKEPVYFSEKEKHRAQLVIVLAAIDNQTHLTALAQLTEVLSNEENVDQLIAANDSDSVIQLINQYVQA from the coding sequence ATGGTTTTGGATAAAAGACGTGCACACTTATTATCCGTCATTCAACAATCTGCCTCTCCCCTTTCAACAAAGGAATTGGTAGACAAAATGAAAGTGTCTCAACGAACCATTTACTACGATCTCGATCAGATCAATAGTTGGTTAATGGAACAGGGTCTGGATCCAATTGAAAACAAGCATGGAAAAGGAGTCTTTTTACCTGATCGATCTAAAGACAAGATAGTGATTCATAATGTGAAAAGTTTTGATGATTGGCAGTACCAACTATCTAAACAAGAACGTGAACTACTAATTAAGGCTAAAATTTTGTTAGAAGAGCACGATTCCTCTATGGAAAGATTCATGGAAATCACGAGTATGAGTCGGGGTACGGTGGCTAAAACCCTCCAAGTCATCAAGCAAGAGTTTCAGCAACAAGGGTTACATTTGTATTATAAAAAGGGGATGGGCTATGATCTCAATGGCTCTGAGGAAGACAAAAGAAAGGTCCTTTCAGACGTCCTATCCATTATTTTCTCTCATAAAGAATGGTGGAACGTTCGTAACAAAGTTCATAGAATGATTCAACCCGAAGCAGATGACATTTCAAATCAAACTGAACAAAGAAATTATGTAAAAGGTCTTCTTTATGAAGCGGAGGAAGAAATGGGATTGACTCTCACCGACGAAATGGTGGAGATATTATCTTTGCAAATATTGATTATTAAAAAACGGATTCATTTACAGAAATTCGTCCGTGTGGATTCCGAAGAGGAAGAAGTCCTTCAACAAACGGAAGCCTATCAAGCTTCCATGCTTATTACTCAAAAGCTTGAGCAGTTTTGGGGGATTACCTTTCCGAGTGATGAAGTTTGCTTTATTACGATGAACCTTCTTGGGTCCAAAGTGCAGCACGATGATTTCAGTCGATATACAAGGCGTGAATTAGCAGGACTGAAACGTGTGGTTCAACGGATGATCTCCGACTTTCAAACCTATTCTTGTGTTATTTTTGACGATAGACAAGGCCTTGAAGAAAATCTGATCTCACATATTAAGCCAACCTATTATCGACTGAAATATGGCGTTCAAATCGCAAACGAACTCTCAGATAGTATCCAAGAAAACTATCAGGATATTTATCATTTAACGAAACGTGTCATGATGCACTTAGAATATTATGTTGGTCGACCAATTCCCGACGAAGAAGCCGCTTATATCACCTTACACTTTGGCGGATGGCTTACTAAGGAGAAGAAAAAGATAGAAACGAAGTTCAAAGCCATTATTGTCTGTGAAAACGGGATAGGCACTTCTAACATGCTACGAACACAACTAGAAAATTTAATTGCAGGACTAGATGTATCAGCTACTCTTTCTATGAGGGAATATCAGTCAGGTCACTATCATGCGGATATTATATTTTCTACTAATTTTATTAAACCAAAGAACACCCCTGTTATACATGTCCCAGCTATTTTGACCAATCTTGAAAAAGAACATGTTATGAAGCGGATGAATGAGCTTTTCTATTCTAAGGGTCTTCCAAAGGATCCCACCGACCATGTAATGGATGTCATAGAGCGTCATGCAACTATTCATGAAAAAGATGAACTTAGGAGATCCTTAAATCAGTTATTGGAGAACAAAACCTCCGGAACAAAGGAGTTACGAAAACCAATGCTCAATGAATTATTAACCGACCAAACCATTCAATTTAGAGATTCTGTGTCAAGTTGGGAGGAAGCGATTACCTTTGCTGCTCAACCGTTGATTGAAAAGCATTCTATCCACTCCCATTACGTTAATGCAATGATTGAAAATGTAAACGAGTTAGGTCCTTATATCGTGATCGCCCCACGAATTGCCATTCCACATGCCCGCCCGGAAACAGGGGTAGAACGTTTAGGAATGAGCTTACTTCGGCTGAAAGAACCTGTCTATTTTTCTGAGAAAGAAAAGCATCGGGCACAGTTGGTTATTGTACTGGCTGCGATCGATAACCAGACTCATCTAACAGCATTAGCACAGCTGACCGAAGTTTTATCAAATGAGGAAAATGTTGATCAGTTAATTGCAGCAAACGATAGCGATAGTGTGATTCAGTTGATTAACCAATATGTTCAAGCGTAG